A genomic stretch from Desulfurococcaceae archaeon MEX13E-LK6-19 includes:
- a CDS encoding FAD-dependent oxidoreductase, with product MTESYDLVVLGGGLGGYPAAIKLARKGYKVAIVEERFLGGECTNYGCVPSKTIYKFAHAFDSLKKVSKEISIDTKKIMESVKQIVSSTREGLEYLIEKHGIKLYNTHGTLADNEGTVKLGNGEVVKARNVIIATGTDPRPLPNIPFDGEHVISNRDFFELEDIPSSILIVGGGVIGCEIGYMLSSLGVETYIVELLPRLLPGIDIDAARTIERFLRMKGVKIYKKTVVESINIRPEGLVEARLSNGETIQIEKVLVSIGRIPRSRDAGVENAGVETDNKGFIITREGYRTSNPRIYAAGDVIGGPLLAHKALVESIRVAETIHTGKPLEKIEPHNIPVAVFTGLEIGSIGYTEDELKEKGIEYKKVKLPLAFLSGIRIKDGELSFVKILLGKNNEVLGVHVVAPNATEAIAQFLPLYLDKMSLGEIVEIPYPHLTLSEAVREFAEYLLGDPVHIVLKK from the coding sequence TTGACTGAATCCTATGACCTAGTTGTTCTAGGAGGAGGTCTTGGCGGGTATCCTGCAGCCATAAAACTTGCACGTAAAGGGTATAAAGTCGCTATTGTTGAAGAAAGATTTCTTGGCGGCGAATGTACTAATTATGGTTGTGTGCCATCTAAAACAATATATAAGTTTGCACATGCTTTTGATTCTCTAAAAAAAGTCTCTAAGGAAATAAGTATTGATACAAAAAAGATCATGGAGTCAGTTAAACAGATTGTTTCATCAACTAGAGAGGGTTTAGAGTACCTTATCGAGAAACATGGCATCAAACTCTATAATACTCATGGCACACTTGCGGATAATGAAGGAACAGTAAAGCTCGGTAACGGTGAGGTAGTAAAAGCAAGAAACGTGATAATAGCTACTGGTACTGATCCACGTCCGTTACCAAACATACCTTTCGATGGCGAGCATGTTATTTCGAATAGGGATTTCTTCGAGCTCGAGGACATACCCTCAAGTATACTTATTGTAGGCGGTGGTGTTATAGGTTGCGAAATAGGCTATATGTTGTCGAGCCTCGGCGTTGAAACATATATTGTAGAACTCCTGCCTCGCCTCCTTCCGGGAATAGATATCGATGCTGCAAGGACTATAGAGCGTTTCCTTAGAATGAAGGGGGTAAAGATCTATAAGAAAACTGTTGTAGAATCCATAAACATAAGACCTGAAGGGCTCGTTGAAGCACGATTATCAAATGGTGAAACCATACAGATAGAGAAGGTCCTAGTTAGTATCGGCAGGATCCCTAGATCCAGAGACGCTGGAGTAGAGAATGCTGGAGTAGAAACTGATAACAAAGGATTCATAATAACACGTGAAGGGTATAGAACAAGTAATCCACGTATATATGCTGCAGGAGATGTAATCGGTGGACCATTACTAGCTCATAAAGCTCTCGTGGAAAGTATTAGAGTTGCAGAAACAATCCATACAGGAAAACCATTAGAGAAAATAGAGCCACACAATATTCCTGTTGCTGTATTCACGGGACTAGAAATAGGGTCCATAGGCTATACTGAAGACGAACTAAAGGAAAAGGGCATAGAGTACAAGAAAGTAAAACTCCCATTAGCATTTCTTTCAGGAATAAGGATAAAAGATGGCGAACTAAGTTTCGTAAAGATACTTCTCGGAAAGAATAATGAAGTGCTAGGAGTACACGTCGTCGCTCCTAATGCAACCGAAGCTATAGCACAATTCCTACCATTATACCTAGATAAAATGAGTCTAGGAGAGATCGTTGAAATCCCATATCCACACTTGACATTATCCGAGGCGGTAAGGGAATTCGCTGAATACCTGTTGGGAGACCCTGTACACATTGTGTTGAAGAAATAA
- a CDS encoding N-acetyltransferase, which translates to MERNDSIEIKHTSTVIWARLPDNTKAYIKYEIRENRMLILETYTPPQHRGKGIAKKLMEYAVKLAEEKNLYIEPICSYSIYYFTKNPDKKYILAPEYRDVDLEQLWRSKIEEEGRKK; encoded by the coding sequence ATGGAACGGAATGATAGTATTGAAATAAAACATACAAGCACTGTCATATGGGCTCGTTTACCCGATAACACAAAGGCGTATATAAAGTATGAGATTAGAGAAAACAGGATGCTAATACTTGAAACATATACACCACCACAACATAGAGGTAAGGGTATAGCTAAGAAGCTCATGGAGTATGCTGTTAAGCTAGCTGAAGAAAAGAACCTGTACATAGAACCAATATGTAGTTATTCAATATATTATTTCACGAAAAACCCTGATAAGAAGTATATTTTGGCGCCTGAATATCGTGACGTCGATTTAGAGCAGTTATGGCGGAGTAAAATCGAAGAGGAAGGTAGGAAAAAATAA